DNA from Marinitoga hydrogenitolerans DSM 16785:
GTATAATGAATTTATATTTTTTTCATTTTGATTTGAAACTAAATATATTATTTTTCCGTCTTGTGATATATCAAAACTTCTTATATCAGGAATTATTAATTTATTATTTCTATATATACCACTTCTGTTATTTGGTGATTGTTTATAATAATAAATGTTTTTTCCATCTGTTTTTATATTTGAAGTAAAATGATATGAATCATCTAATCTATCATAACTATCTATATACTCTTTATTTAATAAATCTATATATTGATTTTTATATTTTACTCTTATATACAACAAAAAGTCTTCCCATTTTTCTCCTGTAATCTTTTCAAATGCTGTACTAATAGTAATAAAAAATAAATGTGAATTTATTTCTATAATAATTTTTTTCAATGTTTCCTCACCATATTTTTCTGCTATTTCTTTTGTGAAAATAGCTCCATACATATAGTTAAACCCTGCGGGAGACCAAACTTCACTTTGAGGAGAACTTCCTAATTTGTACCTTGGATAATCTTTTCCTAATATTTCAGCACGTAAATACATATTAAATAAGTCACTTTGAAATCGTCCTTTAAAATATTTGCTTTCCATATAAATAGACAAACCTTCGTGTAAATAACTAGGTTGCCAATTTAACATTGCAGCTTTTTTTATTTCTTTATTTGGTATCCATGAAACATATTTACTAAGCATATTTCCATAAAATATATGATTTAATTCATGAGAAAATACAAATTCTATCCAATTTTCAACATTCATTGTCAATCCGTATTTTGCAAATGGTGCATTAATATATAATCTTATTATATTTAATGGAGGTACTGCAAATGCATTTACAAAGTCAACATCATCAAAAATAAATACCGTTATGCTCCCTGGATCTGTTTCATAAAAATCCCTATAATCTTCATATAATTTTTCTGATATACCTTTCAATTTTTTATAATCTGCATAAAGATCTTTTTCAAAAATAAATTTAAAATGTTTTGTATTTTCAACATATGCTTTTTCTGATATATTATATATAGCTTGTTCAGAAAAAAGTATTATATATATTAAAGATAGAAATACTACAAAAATCGGTCTCTTCAATATTACCACCACCTAAAATAATTTATAGTTTATTATATCAAATTTTCATAAAATTACTATTAAAACATCAAAAGAGTTTATGATATAATATTATTGAATATAAAAAAAGGAGTTTTTCTATGAAAGCTGTTATTATTGATGGGTATGTTGACGAACCAGCTATTTTAGGTGTTCCACCTTATGTTTCTCCATATATCAGATATGCTGCAGGTGCTTTATACTATCATGGAATAGATGTGGATTATTTCACTATTGACCAGATCAGAGAAAATCAAATGTGGCAATCATTTAATCATTATGAGTACTTAATAATAATTGCTGGGGTTACAGTTCCAGGACATTATCTTGGAGGAACTCCTATTTCTTTAACTGAAATAAATAAATTATTTTCATTAAATAAGGAACCTTTACGAGTTTTGGGAGGGCCTATAGTAAAAGGATATACATTAACTGGTGGAAGATCTGCTATTAAAATAGAATCAGAATATATAGATTACATGGTTGAAGGTGATGTAGAAAGGTTTTTATTCACATATCCTATTTCTGACAATTTTAATTTAAAAGATCGTTCTAACTATGAGTTAATATCAAAAATTACTCCGCTTGGAGCTGAGATTTTAAAAAAACATCCGAGATTTCCAGATATTATTGTTGAGATGGATGTTTCTCGCGGTTGTGAAAGAACTAATGGATTTTGCTCTTTCTGCACAGAACCCTTAATAAACGGAAAATATAGAGAACGTCCTATTAAAGATTTACTCGAAGAAGCAAAGGCTATATCAGATATTGGCGTCAAAAACTTCAGGTTTGGAAGAGCTGCTGATTTCCTCGCATACGGTTCGCTATTAAACAATGGAGAGCCAAACATTCCATTATTTAACGAATTATATCAGGAAATGTCTAAAATAGCTAATATTATTCATACTGATAATGCAAATCCTGCATATATTATCAAACACCAGGATAAAATCAAAAAAATATTGGAAATAATTGTTAAATATAATACTGCTGGTGATATATTATCTTTTGGAATCGAATCCTTTGATAAAAATGTTATAGAAAAAAATAGAATTGATATAATGCCTGATGAAGCTATAGAGGCAATAAGAATAGTTAATGAAATTGGAAATAAAAGAGACAAAAATGGTATACCAAAACTTTTGCCAGGAATTAATTTATTGTTTGGTTTAATCGATGAAACAAAAGAAACATTTGAAATTAATAAAAAATACCTAGAAAAAATAATGGATGAAAATTTACTCGTTAGAAGAATTAATGTTCGTCAAGTTATGGCCTTTCCTGGAACATTATTATATAATACAAAACCTAAACAACATAAAAAAGATTTTATAAAATTTAAAGAATACATGGAAAAATACAATCATGAGATGTTAAAAAAGGTTTTTCCAATTGGAAGTATTTTGGAAAATTTAATCATAGAAAAAAATCAAGGAAAAATTTCTTTTGGTAGGCAACTAGGAACATATCCTATAAAAGTTGGTGTAATTGGTGAATTTAATATTCTTGATAAAATAAATGGTGTCGTTATCGATCACGGCTCCCGTTCTATTACTGCATTAAAGTTACCTTTTGATATTAATAAGGCAACTTTGGAAGAACTAACCTCTATTAATGGTATAGGAAAGAAAACAGCGGAAAACATTATATTAAAACGGCCTATTGATGATTTAAATAAATTAAATTTAAACGGTAAAACTTTGGATTTATTATCAACTATTTCAAGGGGGTGTTTTTATGGGTAAGATTAGAGTATTAGGAATTTACATTCATGACAGAAAAAAAGAAGCTGGTGAAGTTCAAAAGTTACTAACAGGATTTGGTTGCATTATTAAAACGAGACTCGGTTTACACGATGCTTTTGATGATGACTGCAGCGACAGAGGTTTAATTCTTTTAGAATTGGCAGGAGACCAAAACTTATGGAAAGATTTAGAAGAAAAATTATCAAAAATTGAAGGTATTAATGTGAAAAAAATGGATTTCGAGTTTTAAAAAAGGGGCTAAAAGCCCCTTTATTCGTAAATACCAGATACCCTAAAACTTATTTCTTCATTATAGACATACGATTTCGATGGATACGTTTTTGATACAATTTTGCCATTTTTAATAACATATAATACTTCACTTTCCAATCTAATTGCCTCTATTTCACTTGGAGAATTTAATATTATCAGATCTGCTGCATTTCCCTCTTCTATTCCATAATCTTTTATATTCATTAACTTAGCAGAATTATATGTTATTGCATTATATATTTGTTTAATCTCTTCATAACCTGTCATATGCCCTATATTCAATCCCATAAAAGCAACTTGAAGCATACTATACTTACCCAAAGGGTACCATGGATCCATTACTGAGTCATGCCCCAAACCAACATTAATTCCATAATTTAATAATTCTTTTACCCTAGTCATACCTCTCCTAATAGGATAATTATCAAATCTACCTCCAAGGGCTATATTATCCAACGGATTAGCTATAACATTTAGCTGAGCTTTTTTAAAAACACCCATTAGCTTATTTGCATATGCATTATTATATGAATGCATTGCTGTTATATGACTTGCTGTAACTCTTCCTTGATAGTTTTCTTTTATTGTTTTTGATGCTAAATATTCAACAAATCTTGATTGTTCATCATCTATTTCATCTATATGGACATCTATATCCTTATCATATTTTTTTGCTAATTTCATTATAATATCTATACTTTCAATTCCATCATTTCTGGAAAATTCATAATGTGGAATTCCACCAACTATATCTGCACCTAGTTCTAATGATTTTTCCATTAATTTTTCTCCATTTGGAAAACTAACTATTCCCTCCTGTGGAAAAGATACAATTTGAAGATCAATTAGGTCTTTCACTTCCTTTTTTACATCAATCATTGCTTTTAAAGCTACCAACTCCGGATCGCACACATCAACATGAGTACGTATTTTTAATGTTCCTTTGGCTACTGCCCATTTTATAGCTTCTTTAGCACGATTTTTTACATCTTCATATGTTAACTTTTTTTTCCTTTCACTCCAAATTCTAATACCTTCCCATAAAGTTCCCGACATATTATAAGATGGATTTCCTACTGTAAGAATCGCATCTAAATGAACATGTGGATCGACAAATGGCGGAGAGACCAATTTCCCTTTTGCATCAATTTCATTATTTGCAAATTCGCTAATTTCGCCTATTTTCACTATTTTACCATTATCTATCCCAATATCATTTAAATTTGTCCTTCCAATAATTTTAGCATTTCTTATTATAATATCCATCACTCTTCACCCTTTACTACGTGCTCATTATCAATGCCAAAAATTTTTAATAAGAAATCAAAAATAATATAAAATGCAAATGCCCCAATTATACCATTTAACGGAGGAACTCCAGGACTATATTTTGCAATTAAGGCTCCTGCAACATAACCCAAAATACCTGACCAATTAAATTTTTGAAATTCTATATTAGTAATTTTTGGATATTTCATTCTATGTTTATAGAAAAAATCTGCCATTATTACTCCACCTATAGGAGGTATAAATGTCCCTAAAAGTACAAGCCATGGAATTAACCAATTATACATACCAAGAATCGCTAAGATTGTTCCTATTGCAGCCCCTCCAATAGTGAAATACCTTCGTTTTTCTGTTCTAAAAAAGTTACATCCAGCTACAGAAAAATTATATATTGTATTATCTTGAGTTGTCCAAATATTTAAAAATAACATTACT
Protein-coding regions in this window:
- the codA gene encoding cytosine deaminase translates to MIIRNAKIIGRTNLNDIGIDNGKIVKIGEISEFANNEIDAKGKLVSPPFVDPHVHLDAILTVGNPSYNMSGTLWEGIRIWSERKKKLTYEDVKNRAKEAIKWAVAKGTLKIRTHVDVCDPELVALKAMIDVKKEVKDLIDLQIVSFPQEGIVSFPNGEKLMEKSLELGADIVGGIPHYEFSRNDGIESIDIIMKLAKKYDKDIDVHIDEIDDEQSRFVEYLASKTIKENYQGRVTASHITAMHSYNNAYANKLMGVFKKAQLNVIANPLDNIALGGRFDNYPIRRGMTRVKELLNYGINVGLGHDSVMDPWYPLGKYSMLQVAFMGLNIGHMTGYEEIKQIYNAITYNSAKLMNIKDYGIEEGNAADLIILNSPSEIEAIRLESEVLYVIKNGKIVSKTYPSKSYVYNEEISFRVSGIYE
- a CDS encoding radical SAM protein; translation: MKAVIIDGYVDEPAILGVPPYVSPYIRYAAGALYYHGIDVDYFTIDQIRENQMWQSFNHYEYLIIIAGVTVPGHYLGGTPISLTEINKLFSLNKEPLRVLGGPIVKGYTLTGGRSAIKIESEYIDYMVEGDVERFLFTYPISDNFNLKDRSNYELISKITPLGAEILKKHPRFPDIIVEMDVSRGCERTNGFCSFCTEPLINGKYRERPIKDLLEEAKAISDIGVKNFRFGRAADFLAYGSLLNNGEPNIPLFNELYQEMSKIANIIHTDNANPAYIIKHQDKIKKILEIIVKYNTAGDILSFGIESFDKNVIEKNRIDIMPDEAIEAIRIVNEIGNKRDKNGIPKLLPGINLLFGLIDETKETFEINKKYLEKIMDENLLVRRINVRQVMAFPGTLLYNTKPKQHKKDFIKFKEYMEKYNHEMLKKVFPIGSILENLIIEKNQGKISFGRQLGTYPIKVGVIGEFNILDKINGVVIDHGSRSITALKLPFDINKATLEELTSINGIGKKTAENIILKRPIDDLNKLNLNGKTLDLLSTISRGCFYG